A single window of Microbacterium oryzae DNA harbors:
- a CDS encoding PQQ-dependent sugar dehydrogenase — protein sequence MMRFAPFAGLALAAVLLAACAPAVPRAAAPPAESSAAADPSSPPPSSSEALATPSRDAAAPAAAFALNAAPRVVTEKLVAPWSIAFHGDSALVSERDTARILEVQRDGDVREAALIPGVLHEGEGGLLGLAVREGFLYVYSTGSGENRIERYPMTGEPGALGVGQPEKILDGIPASHNHNGGRIAFGPDGMLYATAGDAGEGGLARDLGSLGGKILRMTPDGEVPEDNPFPGSLVYSYGHRNPQGIAWADDGTMYASEFGQETWDELNVITPGGDYGWDEEEGIAERDGMIDPILQWPPSEASPSGIAIVGGTLYMANLRGARLRAVPLADPDAAVDHLVSEVGRIRDVALAPDGDLWILTNNTDGRGAAGEDDDRILAFAPE from the coding sequence ATGATGAGGTTCGCGCCCTTCGCCGGTCTCGCGCTCGCGGCAGTGCTGCTGGCGGCCTGCGCACCTGCCGTGCCACGCGCGGCGGCGCCGCCCGCGGAGTCGTCCGCTGCGGCGGACCCCTCCTCCCCGCCGCCCTCCTCGTCCGAGGCGCTTGCCACTCCCTCTCGCGACGCGGCGGCGCCCGCAGCAGCTTTCGCCCTGAACGCCGCTCCGCGCGTCGTCACCGAGAAACTCGTCGCTCCCTGGTCGATCGCCTTTCACGGCGACTCTGCGCTCGTCAGCGAGCGCGACACCGCGCGCATTCTCGAGGTCCAGCGCGACGGCGACGTACGCGAGGCGGCCCTCATCCCGGGTGTGCTGCATGAGGGCGAGGGCGGACTGCTCGGCCTCGCCGTGCGCGAGGGCTTCCTGTACGTCTACTCGACGGGAAGCGGAGAGAACCGCATCGAGCGCTACCCGATGACGGGGGAGCCCGGGGCGCTCGGCGTCGGGCAGCCTGAGAAGATCCTCGACGGCATCCCCGCCTCGCACAACCACAACGGAGGCCGCATCGCGTTCGGGCCGGACGGCATGCTCTACGCCACCGCGGGCGACGCGGGAGAGGGGGGCCTCGCGCGGGACCTCGGCTCGCTGGGCGGGAAGATCCTGCGGATGACCCCGGACGGCGAGGTGCCCGAGGACAATCCCTTCCCCGGCTCGCTCGTCTACAGCTACGGCCATCGCAATCCGCAGGGCATCGCCTGGGCCGACGACGGCACGATGTACGCCAGCGAGTTCGGCCAGGAGACGTGGGATGAGCTGAACGTCATCACGCCGGGAGGCGACTACGGGTGGGACGAGGAGGAGGGCATCGCCGAGCGCGACGGGATGATCGACCCGATTCTGCAGTGGCCGCCATCCGAGGCGAGCCCCAGCGGCATCGCGATCGTCGGCGGCACCCTCTATATGGCGAACCTGCGGGGGGCGCGTCTTCGCGCGGTCCCGCTCGCCGATCCCGATGCGGCCGTCGATCACCTCGTGTCCGAGGTCGGACGCATCCGTGACGTCGCTCTCGCACCGGACGGCGACCTGTGGATCCTCACGAACAACACCGACGGTCGGGGAGCGGCAGGTGAGGACGACGACCGGATCCTCGCCTTCGCGCCCGAGTGA
- a CDS encoding maltokinase N-terminal cap-like domain-containing protein, whose product MTAIDHALLEGYLVRTRWFGGKGRPFQVTDVHTIAELLGSARRPDTALYLVTVAYSDEEGGTEQYQVPLSSYDEIEERIGHAYVGPIETDGHVRHLYDAVHDREAMALWLDGFVAAEGDGVAGSGSIRFRRVSAGPALDPALRSSPLTGEQSNSSLRFDDTAIMKLFRKVSPGINPDIEIHAELTRAGSEHIAELYGWVEADVDGQVMHLAMLQEFLRTAADGFELATGSVRTLLADPEQSIDESGGDFAGEAARLGEALAEVHGVLRERFPAEHRGPESTAELARSMSDRLDRARRTVPELEPYAARLQAAYDAVAALDGLDIQRVHGDLHLGQTLRTSHGWRIVDFEGEPGRPFDERALPDSPWRDVAGMLRSFDYAPGVVEMSLASHGSEDDEQALRAERAQEWSERARSRLLRSYVAALGQTAGADGEGAELTAEQHTLLQAYVADKAVYEAVYEKRNRPSWIGIPLATLERIGGA is encoded by the coding sequence GTGACTGCGATCGATCATGCCCTTCTGGAGGGATACCTGGTACGCACGCGCTGGTTCGGCGGCAAGGGCCGGCCGTTCCAGGTGACGGACGTCCACACCATCGCCGAGCTGCTCGGCAGCGCGCGGCGACCCGACACCGCGCTGTACCTGGTGACCGTGGCGTACTCCGACGAGGAGGGCGGCACGGAGCAGTACCAGGTGCCGCTGTCCTCCTATGACGAGATCGAGGAGCGGATCGGGCACGCGTACGTGGGCCCCATCGAGACGGACGGCCACGTGCGCCATCTCTACGACGCGGTCCACGACCGCGAGGCGATGGCCCTCTGGCTGGATGGCTTCGTGGCCGCGGAGGGCGACGGAGTCGCCGGCAGCGGGAGCATCCGCTTCCGACGCGTGTCGGCCGGGCCGGCGCTCGACCCGGCGCTTCGGTCGTCGCCGCTGACCGGCGAGCAGTCCAACTCGTCGCTGCGCTTCGACGACACCGCCATCATGAAGCTCTTCCGCAAAGTGAGCCCCGGGATCAACCCCGACATCGAGATCCACGCCGAGCTCACGCGCGCCGGATCCGAGCACATCGCGGAGCTGTACGGGTGGGTGGAGGCCGACGTCGACGGCCAGGTCATGCACCTGGCCATGCTGCAGGAGTTCCTCCGCACCGCCGCCGACGGCTTCGAGCTCGCGACGGGCAGCGTCCGCACGCTCCTCGCCGACCCCGAGCAGAGCATCGATGAGTCCGGCGGCGACTTCGCCGGCGAGGCGGCACGCCTCGGCGAGGCACTCGCCGAGGTGCACGGGGTCCTGCGCGAGCGCTTCCCCGCCGAGCACCGCGGCCCCGAGAGCACCGCCGAGCTCGCCCGCTCGATGTCGGACCGGCTCGACCGCGCCCGGCGCACGGTGCCCGAGCTCGAGCCCTACGCCGCCCGCCTTCAGGCCGCGTACGACGCCGTCGCCGCGCTCGACGGCCTCGACATCCAGCGTGTGCACGGCGACCTGCACCTCGGTCAGACGCTCCGCACCTCGCACGGATGGCGCATCGTCGACTTCGAGGGCGAGCCCGGCCGTCCCTTCGACGAGCGCGCGCTTCCCGACTCTCCATGGCGCGACGTCGCCGGCATGCTGCGCTCGTTCGACTACGCCCCCGGCGTCGTCGAGATGTCGCTCGCGAGCCACGGCAGCGAAGACGACGAGCAGGCCCTGCGCGCGGAGCGCGCGCAGGAGTGGTCCGAGCGCGCGCGCAGCCGTCTCCTCCGCTCGTACGTCGCCGCGCTCGGGCAGACCGCAGGCGCGGATGGCGAGGGCGCAGAGCTGACGGCCGAGCAGCACACGCTGCTGCAGGCGTACGTGGCCGACAAGGCGGTCTACGAGGCCGTCTACGAGAAGCGCAACCGGCCATCCTGGATCGGGATCCCGCTGGCCACGCTGGAACGGATCGGAGGAGCATGA
- the glgB gene encoding 1,4-alpha-glucan branching protein GlgB: MTTLQALPIDRDTLAAVAAGAHHDPHAVLGPHPHEGGVTFRVVRPLAASVTVRYATAEGWADLALQHEHEGVWAGVLPLPPGAKQDVPTYRVATTYEDGGAHVRDDPYRFLPTLGEVDLHLIGEGRHETLWQALGAHVRRFDGLGVAPDVTGTAFAVWAPRARAVRVKADFNDWDGRGHPMRSLGSSGIWELFVPDVGSGTHYKYEVLGVDGVWREKADPMARYAEKPPLTASVVFDSSYTWGDDEWIRQRTENAARGQVDRPMAIYEMHLASWRRDRTYEQLADELVAYVSDLGFTHVELMPVMQHPFGGSWGYHVTSYYAPDSRFGDPDGLRLLIDRLHQAGVGVILDWVPGHFATDEWALARFDGAPLYEDPNPQRGWHKEWGSHIFDFGHREVRNFLYANALYWLEEFHADGLRVDGVASMLYLDYGRQHGEWTPNVHGGHENLEAVQFLQEMNATVYRRVPGVVTIAEESTSWPGVTRPTSTGGLGFGFKWNMGWMHDTLDYIGRDPVYRMHHHHDMTFALTYAWSENYVLPLSHDEVVHGKGSLLRKAPGDRWRQLATLRAYLAFMWAHPGKQLLFMGSELAQESEWAESRELDWWLLDLPDHRGVHQAVRDLNARYRETPALWALDAEPAGFEWLVADDAGANIYAFVRRDAEGSMLVCVSNFSAAPHSHYRLRFPASGVWDEVLNTDAADYGGSGVGNLGRVEVAPDGHALVAIPPLGTVWFRFRESVAAPLEEGAGKCAQPTE, encoded by the coding sequence ATGACGACCCTGCAGGCCCTGCCCATCGACCGCGACACCCTGGCGGCGGTCGCCGCCGGAGCGCACCACGACCCCCACGCGGTGCTCGGACCGCACCCGCACGAGGGCGGCGTCACCTTCCGCGTGGTCCGGCCGCTTGCCGCGTCGGTCACCGTCCGCTACGCGACCGCCGAGGGCTGGGCGGACCTCGCGCTGCAGCACGAGCACGAGGGCGTATGGGCCGGGGTGCTCCCCCTGCCGCCCGGCGCGAAGCAGGACGTCCCGACGTACCGCGTGGCGACGACCTACGAGGATGGCGGCGCGCACGTCCGCGACGACCCCTACCGCTTCCTGCCCACGCTGGGCGAGGTCGACCTTCACCTCATCGGCGAGGGCCGCCACGAGACGCTGTGGCAGGCGCTCGGCGCGCACGTGCGGCGTTTCGACGGACTGGGCGTCGCGCCCGACGTCACGGGCACGGCGTTCGCCGTCTGGGCGCCGCGCGCTCGCGCGGTGCGGGTGAAGGCCGACTTCAACGACTGGGATGGCCGTGGCCATCCCATGCGGAGCCTCGGGTCGTCGGGCATCTGGGAGCTGTTCGTGCCCGACGTCGGCAGCGGCACCCATTACAAGTACGAGGTTCTCGGCGTCGACGGCGTCTGGCGTGAGAAGGCCGACCCGATGGCGCGGTACGCCGAGAAGCCGCCCCTGACCGCCTCCGTGGTGTTCGACTCGTCGTACACCTGGGGCGATGACGAGTGGATCCGGCAGCGCACGGAGAACGCGGCCCGGGGCCAGGTCGACCGCCCCATGGCGATCTACGAGATGCATCTCGCCTCGTGGCGCCGCGACCGCACCTACGAGCAGCTGGCGGACGAGCTCGTCGCCTATGTCAGCGACCTCGGCTTCACGCACGTCGAGCTCATGCCCGTCATGCAGCACCCGTTCGGCGGCTCCTGGGGCTACCACGTCACCTCCTACTACGCTCCCGACAGCCGCTTCGGCGACCCCGACGGCCTGCGCCTGCTCATCGACCGGCTGCACCAGGCTGGCGTCGGGGTCATCCTCGACTGGGTGCCCGGACATTTCGCCACCGACGAGTGGGCGCTCGCGCGCTTCGACGGCGCTCCCCTCTACGAGGACCCGAACCCGCAGCGCGGCTGGCACAAGGAGTGGGGATCGCACATCTTCGACTTCGGCCACCGCGAGGTGCGCAACTTCCTCTACGCCAACGCGCTGTACTGGCTCGAGGAGTTCCACGCCGACGGACTGCGGGTCGATGGCGTCGCCTCCATGCTCTATCTCGACTACGGGCGCCAGCACGGGGAGTGGACGCCGAACGTCCACGGTGGGCACGAGAACCTCGAGGCCGTGCAGTTCCTGCAGGAGATGAACGCCACGGTCTACCGTCGCGTGCCGGGCGTCGTCACGATCGCCGAGGAGTCCACCTCGTGGCCCGGCGTGACTCGGCCGACATCGACGGGCGGGCTGGGCTTCGGCTTCAAGTGGAACATGGGGTGGATGCACGACACGCTCGACTACATCGGCCGTGACCCCGTCTATCGCATGCACCATCACCACGACATGACGTTCGCGCTCACCTACGCGTGGAGCGAGAACTACGTGCTGCCGCTGTCGCACGACGAGGTCGTGCACGGCAAGGGGTCGCTGCTGCGCAAGGCTCCCGGCGACCGGTGGCGTCAGCTGGCCACTCTGCGCGCGTACCTCGCGTTCATGTGGGCTCACCCCGGCAAGCAGCTGCTCTTCATGGGCAGCGAACTCGCCCAGGAGTCGGAGTGGGCGGAGTCGCGGGAGCTCGACTGGTGGCTGCTGGACCTGCCCGACCACCGCGGGGTGCACCAGGCCGTGCGCGATCTGAACGCCCGGTACCGGGAGACCCCGGCGCTGTGGGCGCTCGACGCGGAGCCCGCGGGCTTCGAATGGCTCGTCGCCGACGACGCCGGAGCGAACATCTACGCCTTCGTCCGCCGTGACGCCGAGGGCTCGATGCTCGTCTGCGTCAGCAATTTCTCCGCCGCGCCGCACTCCCACTACCGGCTCCGCTTCCCCGCCTCCGGCGTGTGGGATGAGGTGCTCAACACCGACGCCGCCGATTACGGCGGCTCCGGCGTCGGCAACCTCGGCCGGGTCGAGGTCGCGCCGGACGGCCATGCGCTCGTCGCGATCCCGCCGCTCGGCACGGTCTGGTTCCGCTTCCGCGAGTCGGTGGCAGCGCCGCTCGAGGAGGGCGCTGGGAAGTGCGCGCAACCGACCGAGTGA